In the Gymnodinialimonas sp. 202GB13-11 genome, one interval contains:
- a CDS encoding AraC family transcriptional regulator, with amino-acid sequence MATRYPMGNYMKQAGALLGVSPDRVLRRVGLSNTLLEEDFSVTAEMFFRLWDAMSAEADRPGIELELATAYAHGPFIPPIFAFSCAETLASGLERLADFKALIGPAIMEVSRPGGGLHLVLRPADPGLQMPARMGLFELLYILECARTFTGVNLRPVATGLPGPLELDADALAYLGVAPDTGDAVRLTFSAEDADRPLITRSAALWETLEPGFVEQLRAKNDTTSMTARVRQSLSEALPGGATSIEDMARRLNVSKRSLQRRLSEEGTSFQNLLSQTRFELSEQYLKNSDLSVPEISYLLGYRETSSFFRAFQGWTGMTPGDYRTKGTAV; translated from the coding sequence ATGGCCACCCGATACCCGATGGGCAATTACATGAAGCAAGCAGGCGCCCTTCTGGGGGTTTCGCCCGACCGCGTGCTGCGTCGTGTTGGACTATCGAACACGTTACTGGAGGAGGACTTCAGCGTCACGGCCGAGATGTTTTTTCGCCTGTGGGATGCGATGTCGGCAGAGGCCGACCGGCCGGGGATCGAATTGGAACTGGCCACGGCCTATGCCCACGGGCCCTTTATCCCACCCATCTTTGCGTTTTCATGCGCCGAAACACTGGCCTCGGGGCTGGAGCGCTTGGCAGATTTCAAAGCGTTAATCGGGCCCGCGATCATGGAGGTATCGCGCCCAGGGGGCGGGCTGCATCTGGTTCTACGCCCCGCTGATCCGGGGTTGCAGATGCCCGCGCGGATGGGGTTGTTCGAATTGCTCTACATCCTTGAATGCGCACGAACCTTCACGGGCGTGAACCTGCGCCCGGTGGCTACCGGCCTGCCCGGTCCGCTGGAGTTGGACGCAGACGCCCTCGCCTATCTGGGCGTAGCACCTGACACAGGTGATGCGGTCCGCCTGACCTTTTCCGCGGAAGATGCCGACCGCCCCCTGATCACCCGCAGCGCGGCCTTGTGGGAGACATTGGAGCCGGGATTTGTCGAACAGCTTCGCGCGAAGAATGACACCACAAGCATGACTGCGCGGGTCCGGCAGAGCTTGTCTGAAGCGCTTCCGGGCGGGGCCACATCAATCGAGGATATGGCGCGCCGGCTCAACGTCTCAAAACGCAGCCTGCAACGGCGATTAAGCGAGGAAGGCACAAGCTTCCAGAACCTGCTGTCGCAAACACGATTTGAATTGTCCGAGCAATATTTGAAGAACAGCGACCTGAGCGTGCCGGAGATCTCATACCTGCTCGGATACCGTGAAACCTCTTCGTTTTTTCGGGCTTTTCAAGGTTGGACGGGCATGACGCCCGGCGATTACCGTACAAAAGGCACAGCTGTTTGA
- a CDS encoding methylglyoxal synthase, whose product MKTIALVAHDQKKDSLVAWAKAHEAELSPHRLFATGTTGGRLQEETGLNVTPLKSGPLGGDAQLGAMIAEEDLHALIFFIDPLSAMPHDVDVKSLIRLAILYDTLMAVNEATATGIIRSLAD is encoded by the coding sequence ATGAAAACCATCGCCCTTGTCGCCCATGACCAGAAAAAGGATTCGCTCGTCGCTTGGGCCAAGGCGCATGAAGCTGAACTTAGCCCCCATCGCCTATTTGCCACCGGCACGACGGGCGGGCGGCTGCAAGAGGAAACCGGCCTCAACGTCACGCCGTTGAAATCTGGGCCCTTGGGCGGCGATGCGCAGCTTGGCGCGATGATCGCGGAGGAGGATCTGCATGCCCTGATCTTCTTCATCGATCCGCTCTCGGCCATGCCCCATGACGTTGACGTTAAATCCCTGATCCGTCTGGCCATTCTGTACGACACCCTGATGGCAGTGAACGAGGCGACGGCCACGGGCATCATCCGCTCACTCGCCGATTGA
- the ltnD gene encoding L-threonate dehydrogenase, with amino-acid sequence MGDHKTVGLFGLGAMGYGMAQSLLRAGHAVHGADLNTDAVARLQSEGGADGTPHTVAAQLDAVVIVVLNATQTEDVLFGEHGIAPFLRKGALVMSCATVAPDFARDMAARCEALDLHYLDAPISGGMARAAAGDLAIMASGTPEAFTAADAVLKATASTVHHMGDAVGAGSAMKAVNQILAGVHIATMAEAMTFGMTQGIDPARFMEVIPQCAGTSFMLENRGPHIVDGDYTPTSSVNIWPKDLGIVLDIAKGARFPAPITGIALQQFVAAAGMGHGHEDDAAVAKVYARASGLTLPGEET; translated from the coding sequence ATGGGCGATCACAAAACTGTCGGGTTATTCGGCCTCGGCGCCATGGGCTACGGCATGGCGCAATCGCTCCTGCGCGCGGGCCATGCGGTGCACGGCGCCGACCTCAACACAGACGCTGTCGCCCGCCTGCAATCCGAGGGCGGCGCAGACGGCACACCGCACACCGTTGCCGCCCAACTCGATGCCGTTGTAATTGTCGTCCTGAACGCCACCCAAACTGAAGACGTTCTATTTGGTGAACACGGCATCGCCCCCTTCCTGCGCAAGGGCGCGCTCGTTATGTCCTGCGCCACCGTCGCGCCGGACTTCGCCCGCGATATGGCCGCCCGGTGTGAGGCGCTTGACCTCCACTACCTCGACGCGCCCATCTCCGGCGGCATGGCCCGGGCAGCGGCTGGCGATCTGGCGATCATGGCCTCCGGCACGCCAGAGGCTTTCACCGCTGCCGATGCGGTCCTAAAGGCCACTGCGTCCACCGTGCACCATATGGGCGACGCGGTTGGCGCGGGCTCTGCCATGAAAGCGGTCAACCAGATCCTCGCGGGCGTCCATATCGCCACCATGGCTGAGGCGATGACCTTCGGCATGACCCAGGGCATTGATCCCGCCCGGTTCATGGAGGTCATCCCCCAATGCGCCGGAACCTCCTTCATGCTGGAAAACCGCGGGCCGCATATCGTAGATGGTGACTATACTCCCACTAGCAGCGTGAACATCTGGCCCAAGGATCTGGGCATCGTGCTTGATATCGCCAAGGGAGCGCGCTTTCCCGCGCCGATCACCGGCATCGCGCTTCAACAATTCGTGGCCGCCGCGGGCATGGGCCATGGGCATGAAGATGACGCCGCCGTCGCCAAGGTCTATGCCCGCGCCTCCGGCCTGACCCTTCCGGGAGAAGAGACATGA
- a CDS encoding extracellular solute-binding protein: MTLKTTLSLGLAAGLMVGGAAQAQTEIEFWHAMGGQLGETVNQLVADFNASQSDYVLTPVFKGTYEETLTAAIAAFRAGEQPNIVQVFDAGAATVIGAQGATIPVQQLLSENGVEFDIEDYIAGVRYFYADSDGQMIGMPFNSSTPILYYNADALEAAGVEPPATWEEFAEVTGPALLESGIAPLAQSHLPWIFTENFFSRHNLQFASNNNGYDGTDTEIMVNHPAIRAHFQALADWQEAGLFNWYGTGWGDNQNPFEAGEVAMWLGSSGSFGGIADRVEFNFSATMLPYWESVTTEPTQTFIGGAALFAMSGFDAEENAATAAFFDYLDSVDAQVMWHTETGYVPITTAAYAAAGEQGHYEEFPAAEVGIQQLSLPAGDYTRGYRMGFYVQIRDVMNREYSRILTGEATVEEAFEIIEAEANDLLERFAQTQG; this comes from the coding sequence ATGACCCTTAAGACCACACTATCGCTTGGCCTTGCGGCCGGCCTCATGGTCGGTGGTGCCGCGCAAGCGCAGACCGAGATCGAATTCTGGCACGCCATGGGCGGCCAACTGGGTGAAACCGTCAACCAGCTGGTTGCCGATTTCAACGCCAGCCAGTCGGACTATGTCCTGACTCCCGTCTTCAAGGGCACCTACGAAGAAACTCTGACCGCCGCGATTGCCGCGTTCCGCGCGGGCGAACAGCCCAACATCGTGCAGGTCTTTGACGCCGGTGCTGCCACTGTTATCGGCGCACAGGGTGCAACGATCCCGGTTCAGCAGCTCCTCAGCGAGAATGGCGTTGAATTCGACATCGAAGATTACATCGCCGGCGTGCGCTACTTCTACGCCGACAGCGATGGCCAGATGATCGGCATGCCGTTCAACTCGTCCACGCCGATCCTCTATTACAATGCCGACGCGCTTGAAGCCGCTGGCGTTGAGCCGCCCGCCACCTGGGAAGAATTCGCCGAAGTGACCGGCCCCGCATTGCTCGAATCCGGCATCGCGCCGCTTGCGCAATCGCACCTGCCGTGGATCTTTACCGAGAACTTCTTCTCGCGCCACAACCTGCAGTTTGCCTCCAACAACAACGGCTATGACGGCACGGACACCGAGATCATGGTGAACCACCCCGCCATCCGCGCGCACTTCCAGGCGCTGGCCGATTGGCAGGAAGCGGGTCTGTTCAACTGGTACGGCACCGGCTGGGGCGACAACCAGAACCCGTTTGAAGCTGGCGAAGTTGCCATGTGGCTCGGCTCCTCCGGCTCGTTCGGTGGCATTGCGGACCGCGTGGAATTCAACTTCTCCGCCACCATGCTGCCCTACTGGGAATCGGTAACGACCGAACCCACGCAAACCTTCATCGGTGGCGCAGCGCTCTTCGCAATGTCCGGCTTCGATGCCGAGGAAAACGCAGCGACGGCGGCGTTCTTCGACTATCTCGACAGCGTCGATGCGCAGGTCATGTGGCACACTGAAACCGGCTATGTGCCGATCACCACGGCCGCCTATGCCGCCGCCGGTGAACAGGGCCATTACGAAGAATTCCCGGCTGCCGAGGTTGGCATCCAGCAGCTTTCGCTGCCCGCCGGTGATTACACCCGTGGCTACCGTATGGGCTTCTACGTCCAGATCCGTGACGTGATGAACCGCGAATACAGCCGCATCCTGACCGGTGAAGCCACCGTGGAAGAGGCGTTCGAGATCATCGAAGCTGAGGCCAACGATCTGCTTGAGCGTTTCGCGCAGACGCAGGGCTAA
- a CDS encoding GntR family transcriptional regulator, with amino-acid sequence MKAPIRELADLAPLPLPRGRVADLVEDLRAEIVTGAIAPGATLVQEDLASRFGVSRMPVREAIKHLQMLGFVTVEDNKRARVAELSRADFVEIYDMREAAEALAMRSAIPHLTNAHIDEAADIQDRIEGVDPKGFGALNMAFHMVLYRPSGRTRLLAHVEMLFNAADRYVSMVSAGPELKAKANAEHRALLEHCLARDTDAAEACVRTHIADARDALVQFF; translated from the coding sequence ATGAAAGCACCGATCCGAGAATTGGCCGATCTGGCCCCCCTGCCCTTGCCGCGCGGACGGGTCGCCGACCTTGTCGAAGACCTGCGCGCGGAGATCGTCACAGGGGCCATCGCGCCGGGGGCCACGCTGGTTCAGGAGGATTTGGCGAGCCGGTTTGGCGTCAGCCGGATGCCCGTCCGCGAGGCGATCAAGCATTTGCAGATGCTTGGCTTTGTGACGGTAGAGGACAACAAGCGCGCCCGGGTCGCGGAGTTAAGCCGGGCCGATTTCGTGGAAATCTACGACATGCGGGAAGCGGCGGAGGCTTTGGCGATGCGCTCGGCCATTCCGCATCTGACGAACGCGCATATTGACGAGGCCGCAGATATCCAGGATCGGATCGAAGGGGTGGACCCGAAGGGCTTCGGCGCGCTGAACATGGCCTTTCACATGGTGCTGTATCGCCCGTCGGGCCGGACGCGTCTGCTGGCCCATGTGGAAATGCTATTCAACGCCGCGGACAGGTATGTCTCAATGGTGTCCGCCGGGCCGGAGTTGAAGGCCAAGGCAAATGCCGAACACCGCGCGCTGCTGGAGCATTGCCTGGCCCGCGACACGGACGCGGCGGAGGCCTGTGTGCGGACCCATATCGCCGATGCGCGGGACGCATTGGTGCAGTTTTTCTGA
- a CDS encoding (2Fe-2S)-binding protein — protein MRLTVNGTEHEVDVEADMPLLWVLRDELNITGPKYGCGIAQCGACTVHVDGFAVRSCQLAIGDLQGEVTTIEGLGTPDNLHAVQEAWVEQQVAQCGYCQSGQIMQAADLLAANPAPTDDDIDAVMGGNLCRCGTYPRIRAAVRSAAAKLQGA, from the coding sequence ATGCGACTGACCGTCAACGGAACCGAGCATGAGGTGGATGTCGAAGCGGACATGCCGCTTTTGTGGGTCTTGCGGGATGAGTTGAACATCACCGGCCCAAAATATGGCTGCGGCATCGCGCAATGCGGCGCGTGTACCGTGCATGTCGACGGGTTTGCCGTGCGCTCCTGCCAATTGGCCATTGGCGATTTGCAGGGTGAGGTCACAACCATTGAGGGGCTTGGCACGCCAGACAACCTTCATGCGGTGCAAGAGGCGTGGGTTGAACAGCAGGTGGCCCAATGCGGTTACTGCCAGTCCGGCCAGATCATGCAGGCCGCCGATCTGCTCGCCGCCAACCCCGCGCCGACCGATGACGACATCGACGCCGTGATGGGCGGCAATCTGTGCCGCTGTGGCACCTATCCCCGCATCCGCGCCGCCGTGCGTTCTGCCGCCGCCAAGTTGCAAGGGGCGTAA
- a CDS encoding xanthine dehydrogenase family protein molybdopterin-binding subunit, which translates to MASIGKIARRTFLIGSAAVAGGVAFGVYAARQPFPNPNLADLLEGSVSFNPWVIIDNERVTLIAPHADKGQGIFSAQTALIAEELDIGLDQVEASFGTPDRAYYNTAFTEAAAGFPLYDMSPTAERVRGFFGGVAKLTLPLMGTGGSSSIPDVYDKLRHAGATARETLKLAASRESGVPVAELRTERGAVVLPDGTEMPYTALAGAAASIEPVQNVTLRDPSEWSLVGQPMERVDIVQKSTGTLTYGIDFRTEDMLFATVKVNPRQGGAMNGYDASAAETMPGVQEIFEITGGVAVVANNTWRAIQAANAIEFDWGEAPYPSEQAAHWDHLAGIFDEAHLNAEARVEGDVEAAEGEEITGEYRSPYIAHAPLEPLNATILVTDARVDIWTGHQIPQIVEQVVADITGVDQDNVHLHNMFMGGSFGHRLEFDFIKQTAEIANHMRGTPVQMTYSREEDFAHDFPRHITMGRGTAKVLNGQVNALDVQIAGQSVLRSQFGRMGYSLPGPDTQLHEGAWDAPMFNLPNLRVRSYVTEELAPVSSWRAVGAGPNVFIYETLLDEAIHAAGADPLEERIRLMGHDVSVGVLEAVGEMSSWNGPNIGEGRGRGVAYGFSFGVAVATVVEVTNTDAGIKLDHVWVAADVGRVIDPVNLENLAQGGTVFGLGHAINCEITYADGMAEQSNYHAHEGMRIWQCPPIEFRALETNPKIRGFGEPPIPPSAPALGNAIFAATGQRIREMPFNKHITFV; encoded by the coding sequence ATGGCCAGCATTGGAAAAATCGCCCGCCGCACCTTCCTGATTGGCTCGGCTGCCGTCGCTGGGGGCGTAGCCTTCGGCGTCTATGCCGCGCGTCAGCCGTTTCCCAACCCGAACCTCGCCGACCTTCTCGAAGGCTCAGTCAGCTTCAACCCTTGGGTCATCATCGACAACGAGCGTGTCACGCTGATCGCCCCACACGCTGACAAGGGGCAGGGCATCTTCTCAGCCCAGACCGCATTGATCGCGGAGGAACTCGACATCGGCCTCGATCAGGTGGAGGCCAGCTTCGGCACCCCGGATCGCGCCTATTACAACACGGCATTCACCGAAGCCGCTGCGGGCTTCCCGCTCTACGACATGTCGCCCACGGCGGAACGCGTGCGCGGCTTCTTTGGTGGGGTGGCAAAACTGACGCTACCGCTTATGGGCACAGGCGGCTCCTCCTCTATTCCGGATGTGTATGACAAACTGCGCCATGCCGGGGCCACCGCGCGCGAAACACTGAAGCTCGCTGCCTCCCGTGAAAGCGGCGTGCCAGTGGCTGAGTTGCGCACAGAACGCGGTGCAGTCGTCTTGCCCGATGGGACTGAGATGCCCTACACGGCGCTTGCCGGTGCGGCCGCCTCCATCGAACCCGTCCAAAACGTCACTTTGCGCGACCCGTCCGAATGGTCGCTTGTAGGTCAGCCTATGGAGCGCGTGGACATCGTCCAGAAATCCACTGGCACGCTGACCTATGGCATCGATTTCCGCACTGAGGATATGTTGTTCGCCACCGTGAAGGTGAACCCGCGTCAGGGTGGGGCGATGAACGGCTATGATGCCTCCGCCGCTGAAACCATGCCAGGCGTGCAGGAGATATTCGAGATCACGGGCGGTGTGGCGGTTGTCGCCAACAACACATGGCGCGCCATTCAGGCCGCTAACGCAATAGAGTTCGATTGGGGCGAGGCACCGTACCCTTCGGAACAGGCCGCCCATTGGGATCATCTCGCCGGTATCTTCGATGAGGCGCATCTGAATGCAGAGGCCCGCGTGGAAGGCGATGTGGAGGCTGCTGAAGGCGAAGAAATCACAGGCGAATACCGCTCCCCCTATATCGCCCATGCACCACTTGAACCGCTTAACGCCACCATTCTTGTCACCGACGCCCGAGTCGATATCTGGACCGGCCATCAGATTCCGCAAATTGTGGAACAGGTCGTGGCCGACATCACCGGCGTAGATCAAGACAATGTCCATCTGCACAACATGTTCATGGGCGGCAGTTTCGGGCACCGGCTGGAGTTTGATTTTATCAAACAGACCGCAGAGATCGCCAACCATATGCGCGGCACGCCCGTGCAGATGACCTATTCGCGGGAAGAGGATTTCGCCCACGATTTCCCCCGCCACATCACCATGGGGCGTGGCACGGCGAAGGTGCTGAACGGGCAGGTCAATGCGCTTGATGTGCAGATCGCCGGGCAATCGGTTCTCCGCAGCCAGTTCGGGCGAATGGGTTACAGCCTGCCGGGCCCGGATACACAGCTCCACGAAGGCGCATGGGATGCACCCATGTTCAATCTGCCAAACCTGCGCGTCCGCTCCTACGTGACGGAAGAGCTTGCGCCCGTCTCCTCCTGGCGCGCGGTGGGCGCGGGGCCCAACGTCTTCATTTACGAGACACTTCTAGATGAAGCGATCCATGCCGCAGGCGCAGACCCGTTGGAGGAACGCATCCGCCTGATGGGCCATGATGTCTCTGTCGGTGTGTTGGAAGCCGTGGGTGAGATGAGCAGTTGGAATGGCCCCAATATCGGCGAAGGCCGGGGCAGGGGCGTCGCCTACGGCTTCTCCTTCGGGGTGGCCGTTGCCACGGTGGTTGAGGTCACGAACACGGATGCGGGCATCAAGTTGGACCATGTCTGGGTCGCCGCCGATGTGGGCCGGGTGATCGACCCCGTGAACCTCGAAAACCTTGCGCAAGGCGGTACGGTCTTTGGCCTTGGTCACGCGATCAATTGCGAGATCACCTATGCCGATGGCATGGCGGAGCAGAGCAATTACCACGCCCATGAGGGGATGCGCATCTGGCAATGCCCGCCCATCGAATTCCGAGCGCTGGAGACGAACCCAAAGATCCGCGGATTTGGCGAACCCCCGATCCCGCCCTCAGCCCCCGCGCTTGGGAATGCGATCTTTGCGGCCACCGGGCAACGCATCCGCGAGATGCCGTTCAACAAGCACATCACCTTTGTTTGA
- a CDS encoding ABC transporter permease subunit, whose translation MKRAAFGHIGFPILLLLPQLVIIAIFFYWPAAYAVQSSFYAQDMFGFTSTFVGAENYTRLIDSTNYLNALNFTVIFTVLVTFFSLGIALLLAVKADKVIRGAKTYRTLLMWVYAIAPPVAGLIGVMLFDQSRGNITQLLAFFGYEYRLGVNYWDTATAMITVSVWKQIPVNFIFFLSGLQAIPQSVREAAMIDNRSGTSRFWDITFPLLAPTGFFLLIINITYSLFDTFGIIDTIVKGEPGNNPLTLVYRVYVDGFRGGDLGGSSAQSVVLMVLVLILTIVQFRFLERRIHYT comes from the coding sequence ATGAAACGCGCCGCCTTCGGCCATATCGGCTTTCCGATCCTGCTGCTTCTGCCGCAGCTTGTGATCATTGCGATCTTCTTCTACTGGCCCGCCGCCTATGCGGTGCAGTCGTCGTTCTATGCGCAAGACATGTTCGGGTTTACGTCGACCTTTGTAGGCGCTGAGAACTACACCCGCCTGATCGACTCGACCAATTACCTCAATGCGCTGAACTTCACGGTTATCTTCACCGTGCTCGTCACCTTCTTCTCGCTCGGCATTGCCCTTCTGCTGGCAGTTAAGGCCGACAAGGTGATCCGGGGCGCAAAGACCTACCGCACGCTTCTGATGTGGGTCTACGCCATCGCGCCGCCCGTCGCGGGCCTGATTGGCGTGATGCTGTTTGACCAATCGCGCGGCAACATCACCCAGCTTCTGGCTTTTTTCGGCTACGAATACCGTCTTGGCGTGAACTACTGGGATACCGCCACCGCGATGATCACCGTCTCGGTCTGGAAGCAAATCCCGGTCAACTTCATCTTCTTCCTCTCCGGCCTTCAGGCGATCCCGCAATCGGTGCGCGAAGCAGCGATGATCGACAATCGGTCCGGCACCAGCCGCTTCTGGGACATCACCTTCCCGCTGCTCGCCCCCACCGGCTTCTTCCTCCTGATCATCAACATCACCTATTCGCTCTTCGACACGTTCGGCATCATCGACACCATCGTGAAGGGAGAACCCGGGAACAATCCACTGACGCTCGTCTACCGCGTCTACGTCGATGGCTTCCGGGGCGGCGATCTGGGCGGGTCCTCGGCGCAATCGGTCGTCCTGATGGTCCTCGTCCTCATATTAACAATCGTGCAGTTCCGCTTCCTGGAACGCCGCATTCACTACACGTAA
- a CDS encoding ABC transporter permease subunit, with amino-acid sequence MADITETRVTTATTTRTRKRIRWDHVADHAILIAGALLMLVPVYMVFATSSWDAITVHREGMQFGFSDQLGTNYDAALFEYGGFTDAVNGVTMLANSLILGLGFAIGKIVVGMMAAYAIVYFRLKFATLAFWMIFTTLLLPLEVRILPSYEIITSITVFGLYENGMGNSYAGLIIPLIASATATFFFRQFFLSVPEELIEAARIDGAGPVKFFIDILVPLSRTMIAAMFIIMFVFGWNQYLWPTLITTDESLFTLVRGIRQIVQSYADGSETPDYGQAAALAIIAMTPPVLIVVFFQSWFVKGLTESDK; translated from the coding sequence ATGGCTGACATCACTGAAACCCGCGTCACGACCGCCACAACCACACGCACCCGCAAACGCATCCGCTGGGATCATGTGGCCGACCACGCGATACTGATCGCCGGCGCGCTTTTGATGCTGGTGCCCGTCTACATGGTCTTCGCGACCTCGTCGTGGGACGCCATCACCGTCCACCGCGAAGGCATGCAATTCGGCTTCTCCGACCAACTCGGCACCAACTACGACGCGGCCCTGTTCGAATACGGCGGCTTCACCGACGCGGTGAATGGCGTGACGATGCTGGCCAACTCCCTGATCCTTGGCTTGGGCTTTGCCATAGGCAAGATCGTCGTCGGCATGATGGCCGCCTATGCCATCGTCTACTTCCGCCTCAAGTTTGCGACCCTCGCGTTCTGGATGATCTTCACCACGCTGCTCCTGCCCCTCGAAGTGCGCATCCTGCCATCGTATGAGATCATCACCTCGATCACCGTCTTCGGCCTTTACGAAAACGGCATGGGCAACAGCTATGCGGGCCTTATCATCCCGCTCATCGCGTCCGCCACGGCGACCTTCTTCTTCCGCCAGTTCTTCCTGTCGGTGCCCGAGGAGTTGATCGAGGCCGCGCGCATCGACGGGGCAGGGCCGGTCAAATTCTTTATCGACATCCTCGTGCCCCTCTCGCGCACCATGATCGCGGCGATGTTCATCATCATGTTCGTCTTCGGCTGGAACCAATACCTCTGGCCCACACTGATCACGACGGATGAGAGCCTCTTCACCCTCGTGCGCGGCATCCGCCAGATCGTGCAGAGCTACGCCGACGGCTCCGAGACGCCCGATTACGGGCAGGCCGCAGCCCTCGCCATCATCGCGATGACACCCCCGGTCCTCATCGTCGTCTTCTTCCAAAGCTGGTTCGTGAAGGGCCTGACGGAATCCGATAAGTAA